CGCGTGCCGCTGCACACGCTGCGCGCCGACATCGACTATGCTCTCGCCGAAGCCACGACCCCCTATGGTATCATCGGGATCAAGGTCTGGATCTTCAAAGGCGAGATCATGGAGCACGATCCGGCTGCGCGCGACCGTCGCCAGCAGGAGCTTCAGGATGGCCCGGCGCCCCGTGGTGCCATGGGCGATCGTCGCCGGTAAGGAGAGCTAGAAATGCTGCAACCGAAGCGTACGAAATTCCGCAAGATGCACAAAGGCCGGATCTCCGGTCAGGCAAAAGGCGGTTCGGACCTCAACTTCGGCACCTTCGGCCTGAAGGCGCTGGAGCCGGAGCGGATCACCGCCCGTCAGATCGAAGCCGCCCGTCGGGCCATGACGCGTCACATGAAGCGTCAGGGTCGCGTCTGGATCCGCATTTTCCCGGATGTGCCGGTCTCGGCCAAGCCGATCGAAGTGCGGATGGGTAAAGGCAAGGGCTCGGTCGACCGTTGGGTCGCCAA
The Maritimibacter sp. DP1N21-5 DNA segment above includes these coding regions:
- the rplP gene encoding 50S ribosomal protein L16 gives rise to the protein MLQPKRTKFRKMHKGRISGQAKGGSDLNFGTFGLKALEPERITARQIEAARRAMTRHMKRQGRVWIRIFPDVPVSAKPIEVRMGKGKGSVDRWVAKVKPGRVMFEIDGVNEEIAREALRLAAMKLPIKTRTVMREDW